One window from the genome of Bubalus kerabau isolate K-KA32 ecotype Philippines breed swamp buffalo chromosome 17, PCC_UOA_SB_1v2, whole genome shotgun sequence encodes:
- the MYADM gene encoding myeloid-associated differentiation marker produces MPVTVTRTTVTTTMSSSSGLGSPTIVGSPRLLTQPLGLLRLLQLVSTCVAFSLVASVGAWTGPMGNWSMFTWCFCFSVTLIILIVELCGLQVRFPLSWRNFPITYACYAALFCLSSSIIYPTTYVQFLSHGRSRDHAIAATAFSCIACVAYATEVAWTRARPGEITGYMATVPGLLKVLETFVACIIFAFISDPGLYQHQSALEWCVAVYSICFILAAVAILLNLGDCTNVLPIAFPTFLSGLALISVLFYATALVLWPLYQFDQKHGGEPRRQMDPGCSRRHVHYVCSWDRRLAVAILTGINLLAYLADLVYSARLVFVRV; encoded by the coding sequence atgCCGGTGACGGTAACCCGCACCACCGTGACGACCACAATGTCGTCATCCTCCGGCCTGGGCTCCCCGACCATCGTGGGGTCCCCTCGGCTGCTGACCCAGCCGCTGGGCCTCCTCCGCCTGCTGCAGCTGGTCTCCACCTGCGTGGCCTTCTCGCTGGTGGCCAGCGTGGGCGCTTGGACGGGGCCCATGGGCAACTGGTCCATGTTTACCTGGTGCTTCTGCTTCTCCGTGACGCTCATCATCCTCATTGTGGAGCTGTGTGGGCTCCAGGTGCGCTTCCCGCTGTCCTGGCGCAACTTCCCCATCACATACGCCTGCTACGCCGCCCTTTTCTGCCTCTCCTCCTCCATCATCTACCCCACCACCTACGTGCAGTTCTTGTCTCACGGGCGCTCCCGGGACCACGCCATCGCCGCCACTgctttctcctgcattgcctgcGTCGCCTACGCCACCGAGGTGGCCTGGACCCGGGCCCGACCCGGCGAGATCACCGGCTACATGGCCACCGTGCCCGGACTGCTCAAGGTGCTGGAGACCTTCGTGGCCTGCATCATCTTCGCCTTCATTAGCGACCCGGGGCTGTACCAGCACCAGTCGGCCCTGGAGTGGTGCGTGGCCGTGTATTCCATCTGCTTCATCCTGGCGGCCGTGGCCATCCTGCTGAACCTCGGCGACTGCACCAACGTCCTGCCCATCGCCTTCCCCACTTTTTTGTCGGGCCTGGCCCTGATCTCCGTCCTCTTCTACGCCACGGCCCTGGTCCTCTGGCCACTCTACCAGTTCGACCAGAAGCATGGCGGTGAGCCGCGGCGGCAGATGGATCCCGGTTGCAGCAGAAGGCACGTCCACTACGTGTGTTCCTGGGACCGCCGGCTGGCTGTGGCCATCCTGACAGGCATCAACCTGCTGGCTTACCTGGCCGACCTGGTATACTCAGCCCGCCTGGTTTTTGTCAGGGTCTGA